From the Periophthalmus magnuspinnatus isolate fPerMag1 chromosome 1, fPerMag1.2.pri, whole genome shotgun sequence genome, one window contains:
- the pin1 gene encoding peptidyl-prolyl cis-trans isomerase NIMA-interacting 1, giving the protein MADEENLPQGWEKRMSRSSGRVYYFNHITNASQWERPSGDGSGEPDKVRCSHLLVKHNQSRRPSSWREQIITRSKDEAVELIQKYIEQIKSGEETFESLASQFSDCSSAKNEGDLGLFGRGQMQKPFEDASFALKVGDMSGPVFTDSGVHIILRTG; this is encoded by the exons ATGGCCGACGAGGAGAACCTACCGCAGGGCTGGGAGAAGAGAATGAGCCGCAGCTCAG GCAGAGTATACTACTTCAACCACATCACTAACGCCAGCCAGTGGGAGCGGCCCTCTGGAGACGGATCCGGTGAGCCAGATAAG GTGCGCTGCTCTCACCTCCTGGTCAAACACAACCAGTCGCGGCGGCCATCTTCCTGGAGAGAACAGATCATCACACGTTCTAAAGACGAGGCCGTGGAGCTTATTCAGA agtACATAGAACAGATCAAGTCTGGAGAGGAGACGTTTGAATCCCTGGCCTCTCAGTTCAGCGACTGCAGCTCAGCCAAGAACGAAGGAGACCTGGGGCTGTTTGGCAGAG GTCAGATGCAGAAGCCTTTCGAAGACGCCTCATTCGCACTCAAAGTGGGGGACATGAGCGGCCCCGTGTTCACTGACTCTGGGGTTCATATCATCCTGCGCACGGGGTAG
- the ubl5 gene encoding ubiquitin-like protein 5: MIEVVCNDRLGKKVRVKCNPDDTIGDLKKLIAAQTGTRYDKIVLKKWYTIFKDHVSLDDYEIHDGMNLELYYQ; encoded by the exons ATGATCGAGGTGGTGTGTAACGATCGTCTGGGTAAGAAAGTCCGGGTTAAGTGCAA CCCAGACGACACCATTGGAGACCTGAAGAAACTCATTGCAGCTCAGACCGGGACACGATATGACAAAATAGTATTAAAGAAATG GTACACCATATTCAAGGACCACGTGTCTCTGGATGACT ATGAAATCCATGATGGGATGAACTTGGAGTTGTATTACCAGTAA